In Prosthecochloris sp. GSB1, the following proteins share a genomic window:
- a CDS encoding O-acetylhomoserine aminocarboxypropyltransferase/cysteine synthase family protein translates to MNNAYPGYRYETLQVHAGQEPDPSTLSRAVPIYQTTSYVFKSVKHGADLFALKEFGNIYTRLMNPTTDVLEKRLAALEGGVAGLALASGHSAQFIAINNLCGTGDSIVSSSFLYGGTYNQFKVSFPRLGVDVRFARSLDADAFEERIDETTKAIYLESIGNPAFNVPDFEAIAGVAQRHRIPLIVDNTFGCAGYLCRPIDYGADIVVASATKWIGGHGTSMGGIIVDAGRFDWSSGKFPVFTEPSPGYHGLKFHETFGNLAFIIRARVEGLRDLGPVISPFNSFMLLQGLETLSLRAQRHADNAMALALWLQEQPAVAWVTYPGLPDHPSHRNARKYLDNGYGCVLSFGLKNGYDGAVRFIEKVKLASHLANVGDAKTLVIHPASTTHQQLGDEEQASAGVRGDMVRVSVGIEHIDDIRADFEQAFSQ, encoded by the coding sequence ATGAACAACGCATACCCAGGCTACCGCTATGAAACGTTGCAGGTTCATGCGGGACAGGAGCCCGACCCGTCGACCCTGTCGAGGGCCGTACCGATCTATCAGACGACTTCCTATGTATTCAAGAGCGTCAAGCATGGCGCAGACCTGTTCGCCCTGAAGGAATTCGGCAATATCTATACCCGCCTGATGAACCCGACAACGGACGTTCTCGAAAAACGTCTTGCAGCTCTCGAAGGCGGTGTCGCCGGACTTGCCCTGGCCAGCGGTCACTCGGCGCAGTTTATCGCGATTAACAACCTCTGCGGCACAGGGGATTCGATCGTTTCTTCCTCCTTTCTGTACGGAGGGACGTATAACCAGTTCAAGGTTTCCTTTCCGAGGCTGGGCGTTGACGTACGCTTCGCCCGTTCACTCGATGCGGACGCTTTCGAGGAACGGATTGACGAAACCACGAAAGCCATCTATCTCGAATCCATCGGTAATCCTGCCTTCAACGTGCCCGATTTCGAGGCGATAGCCGGGGTTGCGCAACGGCACCGTATCCCGCTGATCGTCGATAACACCTTCGGCTGCGCGGGGTATCTCTGTCGGCCGATCGATTACGGCGCGGATATCGTCGTGGCTTCTGCCACGAAATGGATCGGAGGGCACGGCACCTCTATGGGCGGCATCATTGTCGATGCGGGACGGTTCGACTGGAGCAGCGGGAAGTTTCCCGTTTTTACCGAGCCCTCTCCCGGTTATCACGGCCTGAAATTCCACGAGACGTTCGGGAATCTGGCGTTCATCATTCGCGCCAGGGTCGAGGGTCTGAGGGATCTGGGGCCGGTCATCAGCCCATTCAACTCCTTCATGCTGCTGCAGGGGCTCGAAACCCTCTCGTTGCGTGCCCAGCGTCACGCTGACAACGCGATGGCGCTCGCACTCTGGCTGCAGGAACAGCCGGCGGTCGCCTGGGTTACGTATCCCGGTCTGCCCGACCATCCCTCGCACCGCAACGCACGCAAATATCTCGACAATGGTTACGGCTGCGTGCTGAGTTTCGGGCTGAAGAACGGATACGACGGCGCTGTGCGCTTCATCGAAAAGGTAAAGCTCGCCAGTCACCTCGCCAATGTCGGCGACGCGAAGACCCTGGTGATCCATCCGGCCTCGACGACGCATCAGCAGCTTGGCGATGAGGAGCAGGCCTCGGCGGGGGTCCGTGGCGACATGGTAAGGGTTTCCGTCGGTATCGAGCATATCGACGATATCCGTGCCGACTTCGAACAGGCGTTTTCACAATAG
- the metX gene encoding homoserine O-acetyltransferase MetX, whose product MGYIDIISEKTGFLVSKKPFVLESGVTLPEVTVAYRTWGALNRERSNVIMICHALTGSADADRWWEGLFGKGKAFDETKDFIICSNVLGSCYGTTGPLAVNPLTGKRYGPDFPSITIRDMVHLQRLLLDELGIEQVKLVVGASLGGMQVLEWGCMFPEKVRALMPMGISGRHSAWCIAQSEAQRQAIAADSNWKDGWYEPEVLPAKGLAAARMMAMCSYRSFENFRERFGREKKDGATFQAESYLRHQGEKLVERFDANTYVALTKAMDTHDLARGRGSYERVLASLAVPVEVLSITSDILYPKEEQEELARYIRDCTIRYLSEPFGHDAFLIVVDKVSDMVREFLGMIEAKDSSAA is encoded by the coding sequence ATGGGGTATATCGATATCATTTCAGAAAAGACCGGTTTCCTGGTTTCAAAAAAGCCTTTTGTTCTCGAATCGGGTGTAACCTTGCCGGAAGTGACTGTGGCTTACAGAACCTGGGGTGCGCTCAACCGTGAACGGAGCAACGTTATCATGATCTGCCACGCGCTTACGGGATCCGCCGACGCCGACCGCTGGTGGGAAGGGCTTTTCGGGAAAGGGAAGGCGTTCGACGAGACGAAGGATTTCATCATCTGCAGCAACGTCCTCGGAAGCTGCTACGGCACGACCGGTCCCCTGGCGGTCAATCCCCTTACCGGGAAACGCTATGGCCCGGATTTTCCTTCGATCACGATTCGTGACATGGTGCATCTCCAACGCCTGCTGCTCGATGAGCTCGGCATCGAACAGGTCAAGCTCGTCGTCGGCGCTTCCCTCGGCGGCATGCAGGTGCTGGAGTGGGGTTGCATGTTTCCCGAAAAGGTTCGTGCGCTCATGCCGATGGGGATTTCCGGCAGGCATTCGGCGTGGTGCATCGCGCAGAGCGAGGCGCAGCGCCAGGCGATCGCGGCGGACAGCAACTGGAAGGACGGCTGGTATGAGCCGGAGGTTCTTCCTGCCAAAGGGCTCGCCGCGGCCCGAATGATGGCAATGTGCTCTTACCGGAGCTTCGAGAACTTCCGGGAGCGTTTCGGACGAGAAAAAAAGGACGGGGCCACCTTCCAGGCTGAAAGCTATTTGCGGCATCAGGGCGAGAAACTTGTCGAACGTTTCGACGCAAATACCTATGTCGCTCTTACGAAGGCCATGGATACGCACGATCTCGCACGGGGAAGGGGCAGCTATGAACGGGTGCTCGCGTCGCTGGCCGTGCCGGTGGAAGTTCTTTCGATCACCTCTGACATTCTCTATCCGAAGGAAGAGCAGGAGGAGCTGGCCCGCTATATCCGCGACTGCACCATCCGTTACCTGTCAGAGCCGTTCGGTCACGATGCGTTTCTCATTGTCGTCGACAAGGTGAGCGATATGGTAAGGGAGTTTCTCGGGATGATAGAAGCGAAGGACAGTTCCGCCGCCTGA
- the serS gene encoding serine--tRNA ligase produces MLDINFIRQNPEEVASILKKRQQSEDCPKIDELLGLDTRRRQLVKRSDELKSVRNRVSKDIAVIKRSGQGSAEELIREMKTVADEIGSIDEKISATEKQLENILLSLPNKLHPDVPEGASAADNVVYREPTTFSRPLDFPLKNHLELGESLGILDFERGSKITGSGFPVYTGKGARLERALLNFMLDCHTERHGYTEIFPPFMVNEASLRGTGQWPKFADQAYYMNEDDLYAIPTAEVPVTNLHRDEILRDEQLPLSYAAYSACFRREAGSYGKDTRGFLRVHQFNKVEMVKFTRPEASYEALEEILRHAETILKALEIPYRVLLLCSGDISATAAKCYDIEVWSPAEKKYLEASSCSNFEDYQARRANIRFRPSDSSKPAYVHTLNGSGLATSRLMVSLLENYQTPEGKIVVPEALRKYTGFDLIG; encoded by the coding sequence ATGCTCGATATCAATTTCATTCGTCAGAACCCCGAGGAAGTCGCGTCCATACTCAAGAAACGGCAGCAATCCGAGGATTGCCCGAAAATCGATGAACTGCTCGGTCTCGATACCCGGCGGCGCCAGCTCGTCAAGCGCTCCGATGAACTCAAATCGGTCAGAAACAGGGTCTCGAAGGATATCGCGGTCATCAAACGCTCGGGGCAGGGCTCGGCCGAGGAGCTCATCCGCGAGATGAAAACCGTCGCCGACGAAATCGGTTCCATTGACGAAAAAATCTCCGCCACAGAGAAACAGCTCGAAAACATCCTGCTCTCCCTGCCCAACAAACTCCACCCCGACGTACCGGAGGGCGCATCAGCCGCCGACAACGTCGTCTACAGGGAACCGACAACGTTCTCCCGCCCGCTCGATTTTCCACTGAAGAATCACCTCGAGCTTGGCGAAAGCCTCGGCATACTGGATTTCGAACGCGGTTCGAAAATCACGGGTTCCGGTTTTCCCGTCTACACCGGAAAAGGCGCGCGGCTCGAAAGAGCCCTTTTGAATTTCATGCTCGACTGCCACACGGAACGGCACGGCTACACCGAGATCTTTCCGCCCTTCATGGTTAACGAGGCGTCTCTTCGCGGCACCGGCCAGTGGCCGAAGTTCGCCGACCAGGCCTACTACATGAACGAAGACGACCTTTACGCGATCCCGACCGCCGAGGTGCCGGTCACGAATCTCCACCGCGACGAAATCCTCAGGGACGAGCAACTGCCTCTTTCCTATGCAGCATACTCGGCCTGTTTCCGACGTGAAGCGGGAAGTTACGGCAAGGATACCCGCGGCTTCCTGAGGGTACATCAGTTCAACAAGGTCGAGATGGTGAAGTTCACCCGGCCTGAAGCATCCTACGAAGCCCTCGAGGAAATCCTGCGGCATGCGGAGACAATTCTCAAGGCCCTGGAAATACCCTACCGCGTGCTGCTCCTCTGCAGCGGGGACATCAGCGCCACCGCCGCGAAATGCTACGACATCGAAGTCTGGTCTCCCGCGGAAAAGAAATACCTCGAAGCGTCGAGCTGTTCGAACTTCGAGGACTACCAGGCGCGGCGTGCGAACATCCGCTTCCGGCCCTCGGATTCGTCGAAACCGGCCTACGTCCATACCCTGAACGGATCGGGCCTCGCGACATCGAGACTGATGGTCTCACTCCTCGAAAACTACCAGACCCCGGAAGGCAAGATCGTCGTACCCGAGGCGCTGAGGAAATACACCGGCTTCGACCTGATCGGCTGA
- a CDS encoding GatB/YqeY domain-containing protein, whose protein sequence is MGIKDQINQDLKEAMKGGEKTRLNAIRAIRAALLEKEVSIRVGGKAELSEEQELEVLMSLAKKRKDSIQQYGQAGRNDLAETEKAELDVIETYLPAPLSDEEVQEIVRDIIGKTGATSMKDMGKVMGAAMKALKGKTDGGKVQEIVKAALS, encoded by the coding sequence ATGGGTATAAAAGACCAGATCAATCAGGACCTCAAAGAAGCCATGAAAGGGGGCGAAAAAACCCGCCTTAACGCCATCCGCGCCATCAGGGCCGCCCTGCTTGAAAAAGAGGTGTCAATCCGCGTCGGTGGCAAAGCCGAACTCAGCGAGGAACAGGAGCTCGAAGTACTCATGAGCCTGGCGAAAAAACGCAAGGACTCCATACAGCAGTACGGCCAAGCCGGCCGAAACGATCTTGCTGAAACCGAAAAAGCCGAACTGGACGTGATCGAAACCTACCTGCCGGCACCGCTTTCCGATGAAGAAGTGCAGGAGATCGTCCGTGACATTATCGGCAAAACCGGCGCAACGTCGATGAAAGACATGGGCAAGGTCATGGGCGCCGCGATGAAGGCCCTGAAGGGCAAGACGGACGGAGGCAAGGTACAGGAAATAGTCAAGGCGGCATTGTCGTAA
- a CDS encoding SDR family oxidoreductase: MKDIIVLTGAGKGIGKAIALEFVRRSKEIPSFNPSLVLCSRTPEDLESLAVTCRASGVETLCIPADIARLDDIERIVDETLREFGTIDCLINNAGVGRFRDLKDFTEDDFDYTMSVNMKGTFFLTQKVFPCMERNRSGHIFFISSIAAETAFRSSAVYSMSKFGQNGLVEALRLYARECNVRVTNVMPGAVYTPMWGEAGEELKPLMMMPEDIAAPVADAYLQPSRTVVEEIVIRPTGGDINS; encoded by the coding sequence ATGAAAGACATCATCGTACTGACCGGCGCCGGCAAAGGCATAGGCAAGGCCATCGCGCTCGAGTTCGTCCGCCGGTCGAAGGAAATCCCTTCCTTCAATCCTTCACTTGTCCTCTGCTCCAGAACCCCCGAAGACCTCGAAAGCCTCGCCGTCACATGCCGCGCCTCCGGAGTCGAAACCCTCTGCATACCCGCCGATATCGCCAGGCTGGACGATATCGAGCGTATCGTGGACGAAACCTTGCGGGAATTCGGAACGATCGATTGCCTGATCAACAACGCAGGCGTGGGTAGATTCAGGGATCTGAAAGATTTTACCGAGGACGATTTCGACTACACGATGTCGGTCAACATGAAGGGAACATTCTTCCTGACGCAGAAAGTCTTCCCCTGCATGGAACGAAATCGCTCCGGGCACATTTTTTTCATCTCTTCCATCGCGGCTGAAACCGCGTTCAGGAGCTCGGCGGTTTACTCCATGTCCAAGTTCGGACAAAACGGCCTCGTCGAAGCCCTCAGGCTGTATGCCCGGGAATGCAATGTCAGGGTAACCAACGTCATGCCAGGCGCGGTTTACACTCCCATGTGGGGAGAAGCGGGCGAAGAGCTCAAACCGCTGATGATGATGCCTGAGGATATCGCCGCTCCCGTGGCGGACGCCTATCTGCAACCGTCGAGAACCGTGGTGGAGGAAATCGTTATTCGTCCGACGGGGGGTGACATCAACAGTTGA
- a CDS encoding cold-shock protein, whose protein sequence is MRKSKVKWFDGKKGYGFIVNPEGGEDIFVHFSAIVSEQSFKVLNQDAEVEFELDKTDKGLQARNVCEICGPADSVQTSAVQGSFSQAGERTAGQE, encoded by the coding sequence TTGAGGAAAAGTAAAGTAAAATGGTTTGACGGGAAAAAAGGCTACGGATTCATTGTGAACCCTGAGGGCGGAGAGGATATTTTCGTGCATTTTTCGGCGATCGTTTCCGAACAGAGTTTCAAGGTCCTGAATCAGGATGCCGAGGTCGAGTTCGAACTCGACAAGACAGATAAAGGCCTTCAGGCGAGAAACGTCTGCGAGATCTGCGGTCCCGCTGATTCTGTGCAGACTTCGGCCGTTCAGGGCTCGTTCAGTCAGGCTGGCGAAAGGACGGCGGGGCAGGAGTAG
- the radC gene encoding RadC family protein, with the protein MRIHDLDPENRPRERFIRSGVSSLSPAELLALVLKYGTKGKNILETCNELIGRHGLERLADLSVNELQETGGIGPAKAMQIIAIFELQKRLQHVKSLNRKVRSARDVYEYMNGRLPDETREHLFLLHLNTKNHIIRHDIVSVGTLNASLIHPREIYKAAIRESAHAIVLVHNHPSGEVEPSTADRQVTAILKQAGSILQIELLDHVIIGRTTFFSFREHSLLD; encoded by the coding sequence ATGCGCATCCACGACCTCGATCCGGAAAACAGACCGAGAGAACGTTTCATCCGTTCGGGCGTATCGTCGCTCAGTCCGGCTGAGTTGCTGGCCCTGGTTCTGAAATACGGAACGAAAGGGAAAAACATTCTGGAAACCTGCAATGAACTCATCGGACGCCACGGCCTTGAAAGACTGGCGGATCTTTCAGTGAACGAGCTGCAGGAAACCGGGGGAATAGGACCAGCGAAAGCCATGCAGATAATCGCGATTTTCGAACTGCAGAAACGCCTTCAGCACGTAAAAAGCCTCAACCGCAAGGTCCGGTCGGCCAGGGATGTATACGAATACATGAACGGAAGGCTACCCGACGAAACGAGGGAACATCTTTTCCTTCTCCACCTGAACACCAAAAATCACATCATTCGCCATGATATCGTCTCTGTCGGCACGCTGAATGCATCGCTTATCCATCCAAGGGAGATATACAAGGCCGCCATCCGCGAAAGCGCGCACGCTATCGTGCTGGTGCACAATCACCCGTCAGGCGAGGTGGAACCGAGCACCGCCGACAGGCAGGTGACGGCGATACTGAAACAGGCGGGATCAATACTGCAGATAGAGCTGCTGGACCACGTAATTATCGGAAGGACTACGTTTTTCAGTTTCAGGGAACATTCGCTGCTCGATTAG
- the mdh gene encoding malate dehydrogenase: MKITVIGAGHVGATAAHRIAEKQLAKTVVLLDILEGIPQGKALDMYESAPVGLFDTRIQGTNDYADTADSDIVLITAGLARKPGMSREDLLMKNAGIVKEVTDNVMRYSQNPIIIMVSNPLDIMTYVGYVRSKLQSSRVIGMAGVLDSARFRSFIAEELNVSMQDINAFVLGGHGDSMVPVVKYTSVAGIPVSELLSAEKIESLVERTRKGGAEIVNYLKDGSAYYAPAASAVEMIDSIVNDRKRILPCSVLLEGQYGIENVYIGVPVKLGAAGVEEILEINLSRDELEALRKSAAIVEQNCNNLTDLLA; the protein is encoded by the coding sequence ATGAAAATTACCGTTATTGGCGCCGGCCATGTGGGCGCGACTGCAGCTCACCGAATCGCCGAAAAGCAGCTCGCGAAAACCGTGGTGCTTCTCGACATTCTCGAAGGCATCCCCCAGGGCAAAGCGCTCGATATGTACGAATCCGCCCCTGTCGGACTGTTCGACACGCGAATCCAGGGGACCAATGACTATGCGGACACAGCTGATTCCGATATCGTGCTGATTACCGCCGGCCTGGCGCGCAAGCCCGGAATGTCCCGCGAAGACCTTCTGATGAAAAACGCCGGCATCGTCAAGGAGGTGACCGACAATGTCATGCGGTACTCGCAAAACCCGATCATCATCATGGTATCGAATCCTCTCGATATCATGACCTATGTCGGCTATGTGAGAAGCAAGCTACAAAGCTCGAGAGTCATCGGCATGGCCGGCGTTCTCGATTCAGCCCGCTTCAGGTCCTTCATCGCCGAGGAGCTCAACGTCTCGATGCAGGACATCAATGCATTCGTCCTTGGCGGTCATGGCGATTCCATGGTTCCCGTGGTCAAGTACACCAGCGTCGCTGGAATTCCCGTTTCCGAACTCCTCAGTGCCGAAAAAATCGAATCCCTTGTCGAGAGAACACGCAAGGGTGGAGCCGAAATCGTCAACTATCTCAAGGACGGCTCCGCCTACTACGCGCCTGCCGCTTCCGCTGTCGAGATGATCGACTCCATCGTCAACGACCGCAAGCGCATCCTACCGTGCTCGGTACTGCTCGAAGGTCAGTACGGCATCGAAAACGTCTATATCGGCGTACCCGTCAAACTCGGCGCAGCCGGTGTCGAGGAAATTCTCGAAATCAACCTCTCTCGTGACGAACTCGAAGCCCTCAGAAAATCCGCGGCGATTGTTGAGCAAAACTGCAACAACCTGACGGACCTTCTTGCCTGA
- the rpmA gene encoding 50S ribosomal protein L27: MAHKKGGGSTKNGRDSNPKYLGVKASGGSLVTAGSIVVRQRGTVFKPGNNAGIGKDHTIFALVDGTVQFRNGRKDKKHIDILPV; encoded by the coding sequence ATGGCTCATAAAAAAGGTGGCGGTTCAACCAAGAACGGCCGCGACAGCAATCCGAAATATCTGGGCGTCAAAGCCTCGGGCGGTTCGCTCGTCACCGCGGGCTCCATCGTCGTTCGCCAGAGAGGCACGGTCTTCAAACCCGGAAACAATGCCGGAATAGGCAAGGATCATACTATTTTCGCCCTTGTGGACGGAACGGTTCAGTTCAGAAACGGACGCAAGGACAAAAAACACATCGACATCCTCCCGGTCTGA
- the rplU gene encoding 50S ribosomal protein L21 produces the protein MQALIKISDKQFLVGKGEELAIPRQAAEVGDVLDVKPLATIDGESTSMEPSGNVQLKVLGHYKDEKVIVFKKKRRKRYQKRNGHRQQMTKVEVVSV, from the coding sequence ATGCAGGCACTGATAAAGATTTCAGACAAACAGTTTCTTGTCGGCAAAGGCGAAGAGCTGGCCATTCCCCGCCAGGCCGCGGAAGTCGGCGATGTTCTCGACGTCAAGCCGCTGGCGACAATCGACGGCGAAAGCACATCGATGGAACCTTCTGGCAATGTCCAGCTCAAGGTGCTTGGGCACTACAAGGACGAGAAAGTCATCGTATTCAAAAAGAAAAGAAGGAAACGCTATCAGAAAAGAAACGGACATCGCCAGCAGATGACGAAGGTCGAGGTTGTCTCCGTTTAA
- the mutS gene encoding DNA mismatch repair protein MutS, producing MTAKTAKIRKESTPMMRQYLEVKDRYPEFLLLFRVGDFYESFFDDARRVSEALNIVLTRRSNGSTADIPMAGFPHHACEGYIARLVKKGFKVAVCDQVEDPSQAKGIVRREITDIVTPGVIYSDRILDDRHNNYLCALVFRKTGRQHLAGIAFIDVTTAEFRIAEVPVERTSDILQSINPSEILISSRDREYRQLFARVLSSSVVVTELDEWMFSGENASQVLSKHFRTHSLKGFGIEAVETARIAAGVILQYLAETQQNRLQYITTIALVDSRDYMTLDQQTKRNLEIISSMQDGSTSGSLLQVIDMTRNPMGARLLRRWLLRPLKSVSAIRQRLGAVDALFSHEPLRAKVGEMLGGINDLERVLARIATFRTMPREVRGLGASLAKLPGLQELLRDSPGERLRELGAQLVPMSVIVETIDRAVEPDAGASLRDGGYIRGGFDPELDELRSVASSAKGRLMEIQQSERSRTGISTLKVQYNRVFGYYIEVSKANSDKVPDDYEKKQTLVNAERYTIAALKEYEEKILTAEERSQALEQRLFRELCSSIAAEAETIQRNAGIVAELDCLCSFASAAAEYGYVRPTVSEHGDLAIKGGRHPVLERILDVGEPYVPNDCELNDRQRMLVVTGPNMAGKSSFLRQNGLIVLLAQVGSFVPAESAEIGLVDRIFTRVGASDNLASGESTFLVEMNEAASILNNATDKSLILLDEIGRGTSTYDGMSIAWAMSEYIHSIIGARTLFATHYHELAELEERFAGICNFNASVVETGDKVVFLRKIVRGASDNSYGIEVARMAGMPSGVISRAKEILAGMEKSDAHIPASSVQGEPQSRQIYLFEQEERKLRRAIESIDLDRLTPLDALLELKKLQDLAGDA from the coding sequence ATGACCGCGAAAACGGCAAAAATACGTAAAGAGAGTACGCCGATGATGCGGCAGTATCTCGAGGTCAAGGACCGTTACCCGGAGTTTCTGCTGCTGTTTCGCGTTGGGGATTTCTACGAGTCCTTTTTCGACGATGCCCGGCGGGTGTCGGAAGCTCTCAATATTGTGCTCACCCGCCGTTCGAACGGTTCAACGGCCGATATTCCCATGGCGGGCTTTCCGCATCATGCCTGCGAGGGTTACATTGCCCGGCTGGTGAAGAAAGGCTTCAAGGTGGCCGTTTGCGACCAGGTAGAGGATCCTTCGCAGGCGAAGGGGATCGTCAGGAGGGAGATCACCGATATCGTCACGCCCGGAGTGATCTACAGCGACAGGATTCTCGATGACCGCCACAACAATTATCTCTGCGCGCTCGTTTTTCGCAAAACCGGCAGACAGCATCTCGCCGGTATCGCGTTCATCGACGTGACTACCGCGGAGTTCAGGATTGCCGAGGTTCCCGTGGAGCGGACTTCGGATATCCTGCAGTCGATCAACCCTTCGGAGATTCTTATTTCATCGCGCGACAGGGAGTATCGACAGCTTTTTGCAAGAGTGTTGTCATCTTCGGTGGTCGTTACCGAACTCGATGAATGGATGTTCAGCGGCGAAAACGCCTCACAGGTGCTTTCGAAGCATTTCAGGACGCATTCACTTAAAGGTTTCGGGATCGAGGCCGTGGAAACCGCCCGTATAGCCGCGGGAGTGATTCTCCAGTACCTGGCGGAGACACAGCAGAACCGGTTGCAGTATATCACGACCATCGCGCTTGTGGACAGCCGCGATTACATGACGCTGGATCAGCAGACGAAAAGAAATCTGGAAATCATCTCCTCGATGCAGGACGGCTCGACCAGCGGCAGTCTCCTCCAGGTCATCGACATGACCAGAAACCCCATGGGAGCGAGGCTGCTTCGGCGCTGGCTCCTGCGTCCGTTGAAAAGCGTTTCCGCAATTCGCCAGCGGCTCGGCGCGGTTGACGCCCTGTTTTCTCATGAGCCGTTGCGCGCGAAGGTTGGCGAAATGCTTGGCGGGATAAACGACCTCGAACGGGTGCTTGCACGCATCGCGACGTTCAGGACGATGCCGCGGGAGGTGCGAGGTCTCGGCGCATCGCTTGCAAAACTGCCCGGTCTTCAGGAACTGCTTCGGGATAGCCCCGGCGAGCGGTTGAGAGAGCTTGGCGCTCAACTGGTGCCGATGTCCGTCATCGTCGAAACCATCGACAGGGCCGTTGAGCCCGACGCCGGAGCTTCGCTTCGTGATGGCGGCTATATCCGGGGCGGCTTCGATCCGGAACTCGACGAACTGCGTTCGGTTGCCTCCAGTGCTAAGGGTCGACTTATGGAAATCCAGCAGTCCGAACGGAGCAGGACAGGAATTTCCACTCTCAAGGTCCAGTACAACCGGGTGTTCGGCTATTACATAGAGGTGAGCAAGGCAAACAGCGACAAGGTTCCCGATGATTACGAAAAAAAACAGACGCTCGTCAACGCTGAGCGCTATACCATAGCGGCCCTCAAGGAGTACGAGGAAAAGATTCTGACGGCTGAAGAGCGAAGCCAGGCCCTCGAGCAGCGGCTTTTCCGCGAACTCTGCTCCTCGATAGCGGCCGAAGCCGAAACGATTCAGCGGAATGCCGGAATCGTGGCGGAGCTCGACTGCCTGTGTTCCTTTGCCTCGGCCGCCGCCGAATACGGCTATGTCAGGCCCACCGTAAGCGAGCATGGCGACCTTGCGATAAAGGGCGGCCGTCATCCGGTTCTCGAACGTATTCTCGACGTCGGGGAACCCTACGTGCCCAATGACTGCGAGCTGAACGACCGTCAGCGCATGCTTGTCGTCACCGGTCCGAACATGGCCGGGAAAAGTTCGTTTCTGCGTCAGAACGGGTTGATCGTGCTTCTTGCACAGGTCGGCAGTTTTGTGCCGGCGGAAAGCGCTGAAATTGGGCTTGTGGACAGGATTTTCACCAGGGTCGGCGCATCGGACAATCTCGCCTCGGGGGAGAGCACCTTTCTTGTCGAGATGAACGAAGCGGCAAGTATTCTCAATAACGCGACAGACAAAAGCCTTATCCTGCTCGACGAAATCGGCAGGGGGACGAGCACCTACGACGGCATGTCCATAGCCTGGGCCATGAGTGAATATATTCATTCGATCATAGGAGCAAGAACGCTCTTTGCCACGCATTATCATGAACTGGCGGAACTCGAGGAACGGTTTGCCGGGATATGCAACTTCAACGCAAGCGTGGTCGAAACCGGCGACAAGGTGGTTTTTCTCAGGAAGATCGTCAGGGGAGCCTCCGACAACAGTTACGGCATCGAGGTGGCCAGAATGGCGGGTATGCCTTCGGGGGTGATTTCGAGGGCGAAGGAGATTCTTGCGGGGATGGAAAAGAGCGACGCGCATATTCCCGCTTCTTCCGTTCAAGGGGAGCCTCAGTCACGGCAGATCTATCTTTTCGAGCAGGAGGAGCGCAAACTGCGTCGTGCCATTGAGAGCATCGACCTGGACCGGCTGACTCCGCTCGACGCTCTTCTGGAGTTAAAAAAACTTCAGGATCTCGCGGGAGACGCCTGA